A single region of the Deferribacterota bacterium genome encodes:
- a CDS encoding CcmD family protein, whose translation MDNLEYLVIAYMLIWLILGYYLYTLTKRLKDLKTRLLKLKDKLNTH comes from the coding sequence ATGGATAACTTAGAGTACCTTGTAATAGCCTATATGCTAATATGGCTAATTTTAGGATACTACTTGTATACCCTAACTAAAAGATTGAAAGATCTAAAAACAAGACTGTTAAAACTAAAAGATAAATTAAACACTCATTAA